The following proteins are co-located in the Candidatus Polarisedimenticolia bacterium genome:
- a CDS encoding cupin domain-containing protein: protein MEKVNLAEKLGQFAEHWQPKIVGELDGFMMKLVKFQGEFVWHKHDREDELFLVLEGRLSMRLRDRTIDLESGEFLIVPKGVEHLPVAEKEVHVLLFEPSSTLNTGNVRNARTIDAPERI, encoded by the coding sequence GTGGAAAAAGTGAACCTGGCGGAAAAGCTCGGACAGTTTGCCGAACACTGGCAGCCGAAAATCGTCGGCGAGCTCGATGGGTTCATGATGAAGCTCGTCAAGTTCCAGGGCGAGTTCGTCTGGCACAAACATGATAGAGAAGACGAGCTGTTCCTGGTCCTCGAGGGCCGCCTGTCGATGCGGCTCCGGGATCGGACGATCGACCTGGAGTCCGGGGAATTCCTCATCGTACCGAAAGGAGTGGAGCACCTTCCGGTCGCCGAGAAGGAGGTCCACGTGCTTCTCTTCGAGCCCTCTTCTACCCTGAACACCGGCAACGTGCGCAACGCGCGGACCATCGACGCGCCCGAACGGATTTGA
- a CDS encoding DUF4242 domain-containing protein has product MPKYVIERELPGAGKLTPEQLHSVAQKSCGVIREIGPQIQWIQSYVTDDKIYCVYIAPDEDTVRKHAQMGGFPANRVSQVRAIFDPTTSE; this is encoded by the coding sequence ATGCCCAAGTACGTCATCGAGCGCGAGCTTCCCGGGGCGGGAAAGCTCACCCCGGAGCAGCTGCACTCCGTCGCCCAGAAATCGTGCGGTGTCATCCGGGAAATCGGCCCGCAGATTCAATGGATCCAGAGCTACGTCACCGACGACAAGATCTATTGCGTCTACATCGCGCCGGATGAGGATACGGTCCGCAAGCACGCCCAGATGGGCGGCTTCCCGGCCAACCGTGTCTCCCAGGTCCGGGCGATCTTCGACCCGACGACTTCGGAGTAA